The Pleurodeles waltl isolate 20211129_DDA chromosome 6, aPleWal1.hap1.20221129, whole genome shotgun sequence genome has a segment encoding these proteins:
- the LOC138299394 gene encoding keratin, type I cytoskeletal 47 kDa-like isoform X1, whose protein sequence is MASLHSSSRSVSSQKTSVRQGASQSSHAGGSFGGYGGGSFVGGAGSGWAGGAGGSIGGGGGFVGSDHGGQWGQGVQWGQWGQAGHGDQWSLAIHGHGEGLLSAGEKETMQNLNDRLAAYLNKVRELEDANAELERNIKEWYAKHRPAPEERDYSKYFKQIADLQAKILAAQVANASVVLQIDNARLAADDFKLKYENERMLRQSVEADINGLRRVLDELTMAKSDLQSQVESLTEELAALKKNHEDEMKGHQRDTQGDVSVEMHAAPGINILELLNQTRVQYERLAEENRRRAEEEFNQRSAELKQQISTGVEQVQSIKTEVSELRRTLQSLEIELRAQLSMKSSLESNLAETEGRYCSQLAELQGKISIIEEQLGDLRAQMEHQSDEYNQLLDIKSRLEQEIATYQRLLEGSGGSSQFPQTKHQSDYGSGEHSSHSGVSGYDRGSRSTGTTGYGSGTGSSSKGLRG, encoded by the exons ATGGCAAGTTTACACAGTTCCTCTCGTAGTGTTTCTTCTCAGAAAACTAGTGTTAGACAGGGTGCTAGTCAGAGTAGCCATGCTGGGGGTTCTTTCGGGGGCTATGGGGGTGGCAGCTTTGTTGGTGGTGCTGGAAGTGGCTGGGCTGGTGGTGCCGGAGGtagcattggtggtggtggtggctttgtTGGCAGTGACCATGGGGGCCAGTGGGGCCAAGGGGTCCAATGGGGTCAGTGGGGCCAGGCTGGCCATGGGGACCAATGGAGCCTAGCTATCCATGGACATGGTGAGGGCCTTCTCTCTGCCGGGGAGAAGGAGACCATGCAGAACCTCAACGACCGCCTGGCTGCCTACCTAAACAAGGTCAGGGAACTGGAGGATGCCAACGCCGAGCTTGAGCGTAACATCAAGGAGTGGTACGCGAAGCACCGACCAGCTCCTGAAGAAAGGGACTACAGCAAATATTTCAAACAAATCGCAGATCTGCAAGCTAAG ATCTTAGCTGCCCAAGTGGCCAATGCCAGCGTCGTCCTGCAGATCGATAATGCAAGACTGGCTGCTGATGACTTCAAACTCAA GTATGAGAATGAGCGGATGCTTCGCCAGAGTGTGGAGGCTGACATCAATGGGCTGCGTCGGGTGCTGGATGAGCTGACCATGGCCAAATCTGACCTCCAGTCGCAAGTGGAGAGCCTGACTGAGGAGCTGGCAGCACTCAAGAAGAACCACGAGGAT GAGATGAAGGGTCACCAACGTGATACTCAAGGAGATGTCAGTGTTGAGATGCATGCTGCTCCAGGCATAAACATCCTCGAACTCCTAAACCAGACAAGGGTGCAATATGAAAGATTGGCAGAGGAGAACCGCAGGCGGGCCGAAGAAGAATTCAACCAAAGG AGTGCTGAGCTGAAACAACAAATCTCAACAGGGGTGGAGCAGGTGCAATCAATTAAGACTGAGGTGTCAGAACTGCGACGGACCTTGCAATCGCTGGAGATCGAGCTGCGGGCACAACTGTCAATG AAAAGCTCTTTGGAAAGTAACCTGGCCGAGACGGAGGGACGCTATTGTTCTCAGCTGGCAGAGCTGCAAGGCAAGATCAGTATCATAGAGGAACAGCTGGGTGACCTCAGGGCACAGATGGAGCACCAGAGTGATGAGTACAACCAACTCTTGGACATCAAGAGTCGACTGGAGCAGGAGATTGCAACATACCAGCGTCTCCTTGAAGGATCGGGAGG GTCCTCACAGTTCCCGCAAACTAAACATCAGTCAGACTATGGCTCAGGAGAACACAGCAGTCATAGCGGCGTCAGCGGGTATGACAGAGGCAGCAGGTCCACCGGAACTACAGGCTACGGCTCAGGCACCGGTTCCTCTTCCAAAG GTCTACGCGGGTAA
- the LOC138299394 gene encoding keratin, type I cytoskeletal 47 kDa-like isoform X2, protein MASLHSSSRSVSSQKTSVRQGASQSSHAGGSFGGYGGGSFVGGAGSGWAGGAGGSIGGGGGFVGSDHGGQWGQGVQWGQWGQAGHGDQWSLAIHGHGEGLLSAGEKETMQNLNDRLAAYLNKVRELEDANAELERNIKEWYAKHRPAPEERDYSKYFKQIADLQAKILAAQVANASVVLQIDNARLAADDFKLKYENERMLRQSVEADINGLRRVLDELTMAKSDLQSQVESLTEELAALKKNHEDEMKGHQRDTQGDVSVEMHAAPGINILELLNQTRVQYERLAEENRRRAEEEFNQRSAELKQQISTGVEQVQSIKTEVSELRRTLQSLEIELRAQLSMKSSLESNLAETEGRYCSQLAELQGKISIIEEQLGDLRAQMEHQSDEYNQLLDIKSRLEQEIATYQRLLEGSGGSSQFPQTKHQSDYGSGEHSSHSGVSGYDRGSRSTGTTGYGSGTGSSSKVLRG, encoded by the exons ATGGCAAGTTTACACAGTTCCTCTCGTAGTGTTTCTTCTCAGAAAACTAGTGTTAGACAGGGTGCTAGTCAGAGTAGCCATGCTGGGGGTTCTTTCGGGGGCTATGGGGGTGGCAGCTTTGTTGGTGGTGCTGGAAGTGGCTGGGCTGGTGGTGCCGGAGGtagcattggtggtggtggtggctttgtTGGCAGTGACCATGGGGGCCAGTGGGGCCAAGGGGTCCAATGGGGTCAGTGGGGCCAGGCTGGCCATGGGGACCAATGGAGCCTAGCTATCCATGGACATGGTGAGGGCCTTCTCTCTGCCGGGGAGAAGGAGACCATGCAGAACCTCAACGACCGCCTGGCTGCCTACCTAAACAAGGTCAGGGAACTGGAGGATGCCAACGCCGAGCTTGAGCGTAACATCAAGGAGTGGTACGCGAAGCACCGACCAGCTCCTGAAGAAAGGGACTACAGCAAATATTTCAAACAAATCGCAGATCTGCAAGCTAAG ATCTTAGCTGCCCAAGTGGCCAATGCCAGCGTCGTCCTGCAGATCGATAATGCAAGACTGGCTGCTGATGACTTCAAACTCAA GTATGAGAATGAGCGGATGCTTCGCCAGAGTGTGGAGGCTGACATCAATGGGCTGCGTCGGGTGCTGGATGAGCTGACCATGGCCAAATCTGACCTCCAGTCGCAAGTGGAGAGCCTGACTGAGGAGCTGGCAGCACTCAAGAAGAACCACGAGGAT GAGATGAAGGGTCACCAACGTGATACTCAAGGAGATGTCAGTGTTGAGATGCATGCTGCTCCAGGCATAAACATCCTCGAACTCCTAAACCAGACAAGGGTGCAATATGAAAGATTGGCAGAGGAGAACCGCAGGCGGGCCGAAGAAGAATTCAACCAAAGG AGTGCTGAGCTGAAACAACAAATCTCAACAGGGGTGGAGCAGGTGCAATCAATTAAGACTGAGGTGTCAGAACTGCGACGGACCTTGCAATCGCTGGAGATCGAGCTGCGGGCACAACTGTCAATG AAAAGCTCTTTGGAAAGTAACCTGGCCGAGACGGAGGGACGCTATTGTTCTCAGCTGGCAGAGCTGCAAGGCAAGATCAGTATCATAGAGGAACAGCTGGGTGACCTCAGGGCACAGATGGAGCACCAGAGTGATGAGTACAACCAACTCTTGGACATCAAGAGTCGACTGGAGCAGGAGATTGCAACATACCAGCGTCTCCTTGAAGGATCGGGAGG GTCCTCACAGTTCCCGCAAACTAAACATCAGTCAGACTATGGCTCAGGAGAACACAGCAGTCATAGCGGCGTCAGCGGGTATGACAGAGGCAGCAGGTCCACCGGAACTACAGGCTACGGCTCAGGCACCGGTTCCTCTTCCAAAG